The proteins below come from a single Rosa rugosa chromosome 2, drRosRugo1.1, whole genome shotgun sequence genomic window:
- the LOC133733072 gene encoding (-)-germacrene D synthase-like: MFLQVLASQAQRPDTVAHIKRPSTNYAPSIWGDHFLSYATTEVNIELEQHVRELKEEVKSMLMDPVKNPSQQMDLVDDIQRLGVSYHFENEIDGILKQIHHNYSSGSDDDLYTTALRFRLLRQQGYNVSCDMFNKFKEGNDQKFKASLLSDVSGLLSLYEATHLKIHGEDILEEALAFTTTHLESIKHSLSPSLSQQVAHSLNQPLRKGIPRVEARYYLSTYPKHDLHNETLLTFAKLDFNLLQKVHQKELCEITRWWKDLDVRNKLPFTRDSITEIYFIWTLSVYFEPQYAFGRRTSCKVTAMTSIIDDIYDNQGTLEELELFTEAIKRWDIRAIDPLPDYMKVCYKTLLEVYTEIEEELAKEGKLYRIHYAREAMKKQAECYFLEAKWLHQKHIPTMDEYMALASMTTGYPMLITTSFVGMGDIATQDSFDWLATYPRAVKAATMVCRLMDDIVDNKFEQKRGYVTSAVECYMKEYGATEEEAIIGLRRKVSDAWNDINESFLLPNAVPRPLLTRILNFARAMDVAYKYEDGYTTHHEVVLKDFIISTLIQSVPV, encoded by the exons ATGTTTCTCCAAGTTTTAGCATCTCAAGCTCAAAGGCCAGATACCGTTGCTCATATTAAGCGACCTTCAACTAATTATGCCCCAAGCATTTGGGGTGATCATTTTCTCTCTTATGCTACCACG GAAGTAAACATTGAACTTGAGCAGCACGTCCGAGAACTGAAAGAAGAGGTGAAAAGCATGCTAATGGATCCCGTTAAAAATCCTTCACAACAAATGGACTTGGTTGATGACATTCAACGCCTAGGTGTGTCCTATCATTTTGAAAATGAGATTGATGGAATTTTGAAACAAATTCACCATAACTACTCTTCTGGTAGTGATGATGACCTTTACACTACAGCTCTCCGTTTTCGCTTGTTGAGACAACAAGGTTATAACGTTTCATGCG ATATGTTCAATAAGTTCAAGGAAGGAAATGATCAGAAATTTAAGGCATCTCTTCTGAGTGATGTATCAGGACTATTAAGCTTGTATGAAGCCACCCATCTTAAGATACATGGAGAAGACATACTCGAAGAGGCACTAGCCTTTACCACCACTCATCTTGAGTCAATCAAACACAGTTTAAGCCCATCACTTTCGCAACAAGTAGCCCATTCCTTAAATCAACCACTTCGGAAGGGCATTCCGAGGGTGGAAGCAAGATATTACTTGTCAACCTACCCAAAACATGATTTACATAACGAAACTCTCCTGACTTTTGCAAAGTTGGATTTCAACCTACTCCAGAAAGTCCATCAGAAGGAACTATGTGAAATCACTAG GTGGTGGAAGGACTTGGACGTGAGAAACAAGCTGCCGTTTACAAGAGACAGCATTACCGAAATTTACTTCATCTGGACTTTGTCAGTGTACTTCGAACCTCAATATGCCTTTGGTAGGAGAACATCATGCAAAGTCACAGCCATGACATCTATCATCGATGACATTTATGATAACCAAGGCACACTTGAAGAACTAGAGCTCTTTACTGAAGCTATTAAGAG GTGGGATATCCGTGCCATAGATCCATTACCAGATTATATGAAAGTTTGCTACAAGACATTGTTAGAAGTCTATACtgaaattgaagaagaacttgcAAAGGAGGGAAAGTTGTATCGAATCCACTATGCCAGAGAAGCT ATGAAAAAGCAAGCTGAATGTTACTTCCTTGAAGCTAAATGGTTGCACCAGAAACACATACCAACAATGGATGAATATATGGCCCTAGCATCAATGACCACAGGCTACCCTATGCTAATAACAACATCTTTTGTTGGAATGGGAGATATTGCTACACAAGACTCCTTCGATTGGTTGGCCACTTATCCCAGGGCTGTAAAAGCGGCTACAATGGTTTGCCGACTCATGGATGACATAGTGGACAACAAG TTTGAGCAAAAGAGAGGATATGTTACCTCAGCTGTAGAGTGCTACATGAAAGAATATGGTGCcacagaagaagaagcaataaTCGGATTGCGCAGAAAAGTAAGTGATGCATGGAATGATATAAACGAATCGTTCCTCCTTCCTAATGCTGTTCCGAGGCCACTACTAACCCGAATTCTCAACTTTGCACGTGCCATGGATGTTGCATACAAGTACGAAGATGGTTACACTACTCATCATGAGGTTGTGCTCAaggatttcataatttctaCACTTATCCAATCCGTGCCTGTATAA